GCCTAAAATCAACCCCCAACCAAGcaccatcaagatttacatttagagtTGTTCTTGTGGGATcagagagtcatgtcaaaagaagtgtgagattttgccaagatcaagagctcaatgaaatgtacaaaatagagacacaatataggacaagaataaactgtattctcatcaatagaaaatgatcaatagttcaaattacatacaatgtagatgagcctgcttatataggcaaggcttatggatttgtgagcacacaaacatgacatgtggctcaataagaaacaagggtaggtaggaaataggtgtgggtaggtaggagaaataatataatagtccacatgaggtggatcacccactgaatgtggagtgtaacaacaagatcaatactataaaaggtggaaattctcctacacacactatcccaatgtggcacaaaaacccaagtgtctcgtacccaaactactatgaaatgcatttcctaagtaaaattaagtaaagtgtaataatatccaagatgaataattatttactccaacaagaAGGCTTAGAGAACTTATCTTTCTTGCCCTTAAAATAAATCCATCTCTCTTCCACGTGTGTTGCCTTGTCATGCCAAGCGAATGCGCCAGAATCCTAAGAATAAATGCTTGCAGCGACTATCTCAGCCGCACCAGAACCAACGGACGACAAAACCCCAGCATCGACAGGCGGTGAATATTTTAGCAAAAATATTGAGGAGCCCACACCTGGTTACGAATGTGAATCCATTATAGAAGTGAATATAAGACTGCCATTTATTGTAAGATTTGATTGCTTGGTGTTGTGTGCTCATGACAATATTGTTTCCCACTCTCTGTCTACCAACAAATGAATGATCTAAGAGGTATTGTTTGCTTGGTTTTCAtatgcattatttatttttatatcttaTCTGATCATGTGAACTAGTCTTGAATATAATAATTTTGATGACCTGTTGAGAAGAAGATGCGTGATTTAATAAATTTTTGTTGGTCTCCTTGTCAATGGTCTTGAGTTATGGATCTAATTCTAAGGATCTATTTGGAGAGGTGTAGGAATTGGTTTGTGGCTTTGGACATTATCCCTTTTTGCGGGAATGGTTTATTTATTTGATGTACCTTTGGTATGAGAGGTTTACATATAATTCTGTcatgtttcatttgatttgaatgttataTGTTGATCATTTCTATATAGGAATGGTGAAGGAGATCTTACATAACACAACTTTGTGCATGGTAGTGTGGAACAAGgatattatttgatttgtaggTTCTCTATTTGGTCTTGTTTTCTTCCTAGATATTTGTATTCGCATGTTTTTTAGTGTGAAAATTTTGGGAAAGTTATGGAGATAGGTGATAAGAGAGGTGTTGCAACATATTTGGTTTCAGGATTTGCATATTAGTGTATGTTCCTTAACAGTGTGTAATAGTAGAACTAGCTACATCCTCTATGTGAATTAGTGTAGATAGACTTGGTATGATTTTATCTATTTTCAAATTTGGCATTACTCATGCAGTGGGAATTTTTGGATATATATTTAATTATCCTCTTTGATATTTTGGCTTGCTAAATATTGGTGTGATGACGAATTTGTATGTTTCATTGGATTAGGATCTACGAGTTATATAGTTTATGGGTGTGCACAACCTATTGGTTGCAATGGGATGAATTGGATGTGGATTGTCTATATCCATGAGATTGTTTCAATGTTGATGTATACTTTCTTAGTTGGCCTTGAATGTGGCCATTTGTGCATTTCTATGTTGCATTGAGATAGGAGGATGTATATACAGAGAATTTATTATAGTttagagttgatatgttgatggcatgaaGTTCTAGATCTATGTTAGTATACCCTAGTTTGAGGTATGGTTAGCTTGGATGAATTGTAATTTGTTATGGTTGCTATTCTAGGTGGTATGAGTAAGGCAATCACTCGGAGCCTTTGTTACCATTTGAATCTGATTCTTATGTTAATGTAAAGATAGGTGCAAGTTTTAGTAACAATTGGTATGGTTCACCTTAGCATGTTCATTTTCTTCCatatgtggcatgttggaggatgtgagAAGTGTTTTGCTTGATGGTGGTTATCATGGTTGCTTTTGTAGGTGTCTTGTTGGAGCATGAGAGCATGATAAAAAGATTCAAATGGTATATGGATGGCTAACGGATATTTTTCCTATGggtgtatttacaatgtatgatgtcaagtggaaGAATGTTAGGATAAAGGTGctatctaccttgtaaatcctatgacattgttccaacatccttggaaactATCCTAAGGCACTTCGGGtgtattggaaaaatattttgtaatatttattctcactATTGTTTGTATTACATTCATAAGGGATTATGGATTCCACTAGCAATGATAAAGGTGGGTTGTgaacataattatttaatattattttcccccCATATGACCAACTAGAATGAGATAATTAATGATTTAGGAAGGGAAAATGAGTGACCTTTAGGCTTCTCCAAGTGGGATCTTGGAAGAGGCAACATGTGTCTCTTGGTATTCTAGCATTTATTACATTTattgtaatgtttatcttgcaacgTTGGGCACccaagttggagggaaagtattggaACCAAAATTGATTTCCTTTTGACTTCCATGGAGGTAATCCAAGGGTTGTGACCTTGTTTGAAATGAAGAGCCTTGTTTGGATGCCTTGTTTGATGGTTTTGGAGCTCTTTCCATTCTATAAATTCATCTATTTGGATATAGGATATATGAATAATGATTGAATGTAGAGTTAATCTACATGAACAAGGGAAAatgggaggcataaggaggttgttcacgaGTACATAGGTGCTCCCATGTTGGATACAAAGaggagaatgaaattgaatttattttaatcacATTTATTATTGATAATGCATACTTGACctttcttcttggtggagttttttcccaTCAGAGTTTGTCCACATAAATCTTGTGCTATGTGGTGTTCTTATGTTGATGATGTATGCCCCATTGTTTCtatcttatggtgatgttattctTTATTCCTTTTTCTTATAGTCTAACATATAAGATAGGATTATTAAGCATGATATGTAGGTTGTTTTTGTgcatcattaagaagaaggatctaaCCATAGTTATTCGACATTAAGGAaactttaattttatatttctATATAAGTTTCAGATTTTCATGTTATAGTTGtccaagccttgtatctcatcctttCATTGGGATATTGGATAGAGATTgattttcaaaatctttggtattgaacctatTTATTTCCCAACAAATTTTTGTATTTCACACTTCTATAGAGAAGGAAATATATTGGTAGGTTGACTCACTAATTTGGAAATCGATATGTTGAGGGAGGAAGAGGATATCAACTTGAGTGAATGATTGCACAAGTGGGAGGTGGAGGTTTTGTGggatcaaaaaataaaattaaatgggTAAAATGCTTGCATAGAGTGAGCATTAAATGGGAAATAGTATTGGATGGCCTTTGGATACAATGACAATAGGAcaataaagaaagaattttgacATCAAATAGTAGGGCATACCATAATTGACCATAGAGAGCATAGGGACCACCATTTCTCTACAATCCAATATTAGGCAAATGATTTTCTAGAGATTAATTTTAGATGCTTGACTCAAACTCATCTTCAATTATCAAATAAACATGTTTCTACAAGCCATCAAAATGgtaatcaattaagaggtcttaAAGCTAGACTAAAAATACAAGAAAGACTTGGAGGTGGTCTTGCTTTTCTTAGCTTGGTTGTTAAAAACGAAGGAGATAGAAGTGACTTGACACATGATGAAGAGTCTGGTAAAAGCCAAATGGAGTAGGTGTGTCTAGAGGAGGTTTGAAACCTTAGGGAAGACATTAGTTGAGATTTCATTACCATTTTGATGATCCTTTGGTCCCTTTCCTAGTCTAAGGAATGAGGATGAATGAAGACACATATCAAGCAATGATCAAGATAGCCAGGGTCAAAAGCCTTGCTAACTTTGATCTCTAAAATGTACCTTATCAAATGAATGCATGAAAAGGCTTATTAATTCAGTCATCAAGAACAGTTGGTTTCTTTTAACTTCTTCAAGTTTTCCTTCTTCCTCCCTTCTGAAAGGTAATATGAGGTCATCAGAGCTATGGCACCCACATATGTGTCGTGTTATTCAATCTTCAACGTAAGCCTaaattattgaagatcatattcATGAAAAGCAAGCTCAAATAATTGAAAGTAATTAGGTAATTAGTTTGCCTTTGTGTGGCCGAGGACTTGGTTAAACATTGCAATTGGTGCTTTATCCTCAGATCCCGTTCTGTGGCTTAAAAAGTTCCCGGCCATTCATTGCATTAtcgtgtaaattttttttttttaaagagataaaagaaaagaaaatgaagacaaggatTGGTGGCTTAGATTCATGGGCTTGGAGATTGGGTCTGTTGCTATAAAGAGACTGAAATTCCATCCCTATACATCTCGTGGATGGTCTTCAGTGATTCAGAGATTGCATTTATCTTCAACAACTCGTAGGTCTGCACTTCCTGTAAAGGAAGAAACAGGAAAGAGCGCACCATGGCCACTTCTGTAGCTGCTGTTGGTTCCATCAATATGACCCAGGTTAAGTTcattatttcaaaattttctatgttttgcaGCAACCCAGTTTGTATATATGCATTTTGAAGCAATCCAGTTCCCCTGaatatttgttttaattgattttttttttcattcaataGATTCATGTTGCATCGACCCAATTCACTATAATATGTCCATTATAACATCTCTTTATGGATTTTACACCAACCCAACATGCCTCTGTGTATTTTTAAGCAGTTCAAATTGGTCCTGTTTTAGTGGAGTCGTGTAATGCACCAATCTAGTTCATTGTGGTATGTCTACCGCTACATCTCTTTGTATGGTCCGCATCAACTCATTTGCATTTGAAGTAACCCAGTTCACCACTCTGAATTTTGGAGTAACCCAATCCATTATAGCATGTTCATTTAAGGTAATTCATTCTATATGGCATAATATACAGGACCCAAGTCCTCCCCACCACATGTAGCAAGGACAATTGGAGGTAGGGATCATAGTTGTAAAAGTATATCTGTAAATCATGTAACCATATAGTTGAAGTTTAACTATGTTTAATCTATATAAGCCCATGTGCAATTTATGTTTCTATCTGAAAATAATCCATGTTCTGTGTCAACCCAATTCATTATAATCTAGGTTAAATAACCATAGAACATCTAGAGGTATAGGTGGACCTTAATGTAATGTATGTGTTCACCACCCAATGAAGGGTGTGTGCAGTCATGAACACTTGAGGCTAGAATCTAACTTATGACAATGGGTATGCTCAACTTATAATCATCTATAGGCCCATTCCTAAGCTCAGGTTCAATATACCCAAACCCATTAGTGTTCAATTTGTGTGACTCTGTTACCAGAAACGGGATGGTACCCTGCCATTTCCCGTTTCAACGGATGAAACCTGTTTCAACCTTCGAGAAACCGGTTTCTCAGCGGTGCCAGAAATTTaagaatgtttttctttactttttctaaaTATTCATCTAAAATTTCTGCAGAGTGCAGATTTTTTAActctttttttctaagtttttcaaaatgttcatcaaaCAATGTGgatttttcaactttctaaataTTCACGGGAGTTGGGCGTTTGATTTTTGAAgagttttttctaaaaaaaattcagaaaTTATGAAGTAAATTCTATAAGTTATTTTAAGTAAAAAAGATACTataattttggttttttttaaaagtaatttaCATAATATAAGTTGttttagaaataaatattttatacaagtttacttgtaattagaatgtattttaggaatttaaattttCCGTTTCTGGTTGGGTTTCCGTTTTGTTTCTCGTTTCTCATTTCTGACAACATAGGTATTGgactataaattataaattatgacaatgGGTATGCTCAACTTGTAATCATCTAAAGGCCCATTCCTAAACTCAGGCTCAGTATACTCAAGCCCATTAGTGTTCAATCTGTATATTGGACTGTACTGTAAATTACTCATATGATGCATGAATTTCATCAGCATAAAATCAATTTGTCGTGACAATTTTTGTTTCTTAGTGCTCTTCACAGACCATGGCATTGTCAAGCAGTGGCCAGGTATCATGCCCAAAGACTTTGGGTTCAAGTTACTCCTCCTTCTTTGGCTCTAGTGTTAGAAAGTCCTCTTCAAATCCAATGAGACATGGAAAGCCCAATAACAACTTCAAAGTTTGCGCTGAGATAGACGAGAAAAAGCAAACTGATAAGGACAAGTGGAAGGGGCTCGCCTATGATATTTCAGATGACCAGCAGGATATCACTCGAGGAAAGGGACTGGTTGACAGCCTCTTTCAGGCTCCCATGGGAGATGGTACCCACCATGCTGTTTTGAGCTCCTATGAATATCTCAGCACTGCCCAACGCACGTAAGTTTCTACACTGCAAAATCAATTATTTGTGCTTACATATCAGTCATAAATGTTATGGTGTCAATTTTCTTGGGTGGTACATCGTCTAATATCAACTAGGTGAAATTCATAATCATATATAGAGATAGAAATGCTGGATGAGTGGACACAAAAACATTGGGAATGTGCCCGCCCATTCCCACATTTCAGACATATTTTTATACATACACCTTTTGCTATAATCTGACAGTGCTAATTTGATCCTATAAACAGACTTTTATGGGACAACACTAAGGATGGGTATTACATTGCTCCTGCTTTCATGGATAAGTTGGTTGTTCATATTGCCAAGAACTTCATGAGTTTGCCAACCATAAAGGTAATAGAGATTTGAATCATTTTTTTGGATTCAAGAACCGTGATTAAATTCTTTGGACAATCTATTTTGCTATTATTTATGATGTATGTGTCTTATTTATTTCAGATTCCTCTCATTTTGGGTATATGGGGAGGCAAGGGTCAAGGAAAATCGTTCCAATGTGAGCTTGTTTTTTCAAAGCTGGGGATTAAGTGAGTCAACTTTTCCTTCCCTTTGGATCACGATGTTTGCGCAAAGCTTTGTTTATAGTTCATCAATGAATTTCTGCATGAATTTGAGGATAGTGACGTCTTATAATTTCTTCCATAGGGAGTTGCATAGAGTCGTTTTAATGGAAATCAGTCTTGGATTGGACAATTGAGTTTGCTTCTAGGTTTTATTAGATTTTTGCATCTAAAATGGGGATTGTGTTTAGTTTTTTCAATTTGAGAGAAAGATTGCGCATAACACACAAGGTATGTAAATCATAAGTTCTGTCCCTGTGAAGAGTAATTTGTGTTTAAATGTGAATTTTTCTTTTATGATTTGTATACAGTCCAATCATGATGAGTGCGGGAGAGCTTGAAAGTGGAAACGCGGGAGAGCCTGCAAAGCTAATTAGGCAAAGATACCGTGAAGCAGCGGATATGATTAAGAAAGGGAAGATGTGCGTCCTCTTCATCAATGATCTTGATGCAGGGGCGGGAAGAATGGGAGGCACAACTCAGTATACAGTGAACAATCAAATGGTGAATGCCACACTCATGAACATTGCAGATAATCCCACTAGCGTTCAGCTACCTGGCATGTACAACAAGGAAGACAATCCCCGTGTTCCCATTGTTGTGACAGGAAATGACTTTTCAACTCTGTATGCCCCATTGATTCGTGATGGTCGTATGGAGAAGTTCTATTGGGCTCCAACCAGGGAAGACAGAATTGGAGTCTGCAATGGAATTTTCTCCTCAGACAATGTTTCTGAAGAGGCCGTTGCCACGATTGTGGATTCTTTCCCTGGCCAGTCAATTGGTAAGTGTACTCATAACAGCTTTTGCCAAAATCTACAAGTAAATTTTTTCCCCCAAGTGTCTAGTATTGCAAGAAGGACGAATTCAGTGTTTGGCCTAAAATGTTTTCCTTGTGTACATAACCTGGCTAATCCCAATTTCTACTTGAACTAAATGGTAGTAACTAGTTACAGTTATACCCAAAAGTCTGTAAATTTATGCGAAATAGTCAACATGTACTAAGTCTGATTTGAACCGACTGTTGCAGATTTCTTTGGTGCCATAAGAGCGAGGGTATATGATGATGAGGTGAGAAAGTGGATATCAGAAGTTGGGGTAGAGAGCATTGGGAAGAAGCTAGTCAACTCAAGGGATGGTCCTCCAACCTTCCAGAAGCCTACAATGACACTCGAGAAACTTCTTGAGTATGGAAACATGTTAGTTAAAGAGCAAGAGAATGTGAAACGCGTGCAATTGGCTGATAAGTACATGTCTCAAGCTGCTCTTGGGGACGCTAATGAGGATGCCATTAAAAGTGGTGCCTTCTATGGTCGGTAATTTCATTTTCCATTTTCCAAGAATCTGTGACCTAAACATGAATCGTTGCTTGTACTAATAGAAGCAACAATTTCAATAAAAAAAAGTACTTTGTATTGATAAGCTTCAATGACTAAGTTGTTTAAGAGATTTGGGTTGGTACAATGAATCAATGATAGATTTTTCTATCTGAGTATATTATCCAATGTACTTTGATCTTACGGTAAATCCTTGAGAATGTGCCTATGGTGCTTGATAAGAGCAACAGATGACATGCCCTTTACTTTTAGGCTTCTAGGCCAACATCACTTAAAACAATAATATTACTGTTAAAGAATTTGTATGTAGCTCAAACTTGAGGAGCTGTGCAAACAGAGAGTCAGAAATAGATGAATGTTGCTTTTGTTGTGGTAATTGCAGGTAAGGCTGCACAGCAAGTGAACTTACCCGTCCCTGAAGGTTGCACAGACCCAAATGCAGAAAATTTCGACCCAACAGCAAGAAGTGACAATGGAACCTGTGTGTACAACTTCCAGGAGTAACAAGAACACGCTTTAGCATTAAGGAGACTGAGAAGTGCCGATGAAGTTACTTATTTACCTGGCATAGATATACTTAATTGTAAAGCATTAGATGCCACTAGTTACCTAAATGAGGTCCTCATATCAGATAGCATGTCTAGAAGAGGAGAATGTATGTTTGAACTCTTATTCGACTAGATGTATGTTTGAACTCTTATTCGACTCCAGTTCTTTTAACAATTTGAAGTTGTGGATTCAATGTTTGGGAAGGCGTAAGATTTAATGTTAAAGGTCTAGTTTCTGTTATTGCATATGTGGAAGTCAGAATCCAAGTCCGGATTGAGTAAATTTCATCTGAATTTACATTTGACAAACACGTTTATGAATCTTTATGACTTTTGAGAAGTACTTCCATATTAGAGTTCTTAGTTGCTACCATCCGCTATTTTAGATACATTTATGAAAAAACAaatcagatctccatcaaaagGCCACCTATAACTTAATATTTGTAAAGG
This genomic stretch from Cryptomeria japonica chromosome 8, Sugi_1.0, whole genome shotgun sequence harbors:
- the LOC131078562 gene encoding ribulose bisphosphate carboxylase/oxygenase activase 2, chloroplastic isoform X3 — its product is MATSVAAVGSINMTQCSSQTMALSSSGQVSCPKTLGSSYSSFFGSSVRKSSSNPMRHGKPNNNFKVCAEIDEKKQTDKDKWKGLAYDISDDQQDITRGKGLVDSLFQAPMGDGTHHAVLSSYEYLSTAQRTLLWDNTKDGYYIAPAFMDKLVVHIAKNFMSLPTIKIPLILGIWGGKGQGKSFQCELVFSKLGINPIMMSAGELESGNAGEPAKLIRQRYREAADMIKKGKMCVLFINDLDAGAGRMGGTTQYTVNNQMVNATLMNIADNPTSVQLPGMYNKEDNPRVPIVVTGNDFSTLYAPLIRDGRMEKFYWAPTREDRIGVCNGIFSSDNVSEEAVATIVDSFPGQSIDFFGAIRARVYDDEVRKWISEVGVESIGKKLVNSRDGPPTFQKPTMTLEKLLEYGNMLVKEQENVKRVQLADKYMSQAALGDANEDAIKSGAFYGR
- the LOC131078562 gene encoding ribulose bisphosphate carboxylase/oxygenase activase, chloroplastic isoform X1, coding for MATSVAAVGSINMTQCSSQTMALSSSGQVSCPKTLGSSYSSFFGSSVRKSSSNPMRHGKPNNNFKVCAEIDEKKQTDKDKWKGLAYDISDDQQDITRGKGLVDSLFQAPMGDGTHHAVLSSYEYLSTAQRTLLWDNTKDGYYIAPAFMDKLVVHIAKNFMSLPTIKIPLILGIWGGKGQGKSFQCELVFSKLGINPIMMSAGELESGNAGEPAKLIRQRYREAADMIKKGKMCVLFINDLDAGAGRMGGTTQYTVNNQMVNATLMNIADNPTSVQLPGMYNKEDNPRVPIVVTGNDFSTLYAPLIRDGRMEKFYWAPTREDRIGVCNGIFSSDNVSEEAVATIVDSFPGQSIDFFGAIRARVYDDEVRKWISEVGVESIGKKLVNSRDGPPTFQKPTMTLEKLLEYGNMLVKEQENVKRVQLADKYMSQAALGDANEDAIKSGAFYGKAAQQVNLPVPEGCTDPNAENFDPTARSDNGTCVYNFQE
- the LOC131078562 gene encoding ribulose bisphosphate carboxylase/oxygenase activase, chloroplastic isoform X2; translation: MATSVAAVGSINMTQTMALSSSGQVSCPKTLGSSYSSFFGSSVRKSSSNPMRHGKPNNNFKVCAEIDEKKQTDKDKWKGLAYDISDDQQDITRGKGLVDSLFQAPMGDGTHHAVLSSYEYLSTAQRTLLWDNTKDGYYIAPAFMDKLVVHIAKNFMSLPTIKIPLILGIWGGKGQGKSFQCELVFSKLGINPIMMSAGELESGNAGEPAKLIRQRYREAADMIKKGKMCVLFINDLDAGAGRMGGTTQYTVNNQMVNATLMNIADNPTSVQLPGMYNKEDNPRVPIVVTGNDFSTLYAPLIRDGRMEKFYWAPTREDRIGVCNGIFSSDNVSEEAVATIVDSFPGQSIDFFGAIRARVYDDEVRKWISEVGVESIGKKLVNSRDGPPTFQKPTMTLEKLLEYGNMLVKEQENVKRVQLADKYMSQAALGDANEDAIKSGAFYGKAAQQVNLPVPEGCTDPNAENFDPTARSDNGTCVYNFQE
- the LOC131078562 gene encoding ribulose bisphosphate carboxylase/oxygenase activase, chloroplastic isoform X4 is translated as MATSVAAVGSINMTQTMALSSSGQVSCPKTLGSSYSSFFGSSVRKSSSNPMRHGKPNNNFKVCAEIDEKKQTDKDKWKGLAYDISDDQQDITRGKGLVDSLFQAPMGDGTHHAVLSSYEYLSTAQRTLLWDNTKDGYYIAPAFMDKLVVHIAKNFMSLPTIKIPLILGIWGGKGQGKSFQCELVFSKLGINPIMMSAGELESGNAGEPAKLIRQRYREAADMIKKGKMCVLFINDLDAGAGRMGGTTQYTVNNQMVNATLMNIADNPTSVQLPGMYNKEDNPRVPIVVTGNDFSTLYAPLIRDGRMEKFYWAPTREDRIGVCNGIFSSDNVSEEAVATIVDSFPGQSIDFFGAIRARVYDDEVRKWISEVGVESIGKKLVNSRDGPPTFQKPTMTLEKLLEYGNMLVKEQENVKRVQLADKYMSQAALGDANEDAIKSGAFYGR